The Lysinibacillus irui sequence TGTTGATCACTGTAATTACGCGTTATCAACTTGCTGATGTGAAAAGCACAATCAAGGAAACCGATCCTAAGTCATTTGTCAATATTCTACAGACGACAGAAGTAATAGGGATGTTTGATCGAGGTACAAGTAAATAACGCTATTTTCTACACACGTTTTCGATTATACTGACTATAATCGAACGTGTGTTTTTGTTATCTTCATTCTAAGAACAAGATAACAAGTAAAACAAAGCTTATGGAATGAAAGGGAAATGTAGGATGGAAAAGGAAAAGATTCATGCTTATTGTCTACAACTTCACGCAACAACCCATGACTATAAGGAAGAATGGCAGGCAGACCGTTATCATATTGGTGAGAAGATGTATGCCATGATTGGTGGTGATGGAAAGGGGAGACTAGTACTTACGTTAAAATGTGAGCCTGCTCGTGCAGAGGTTTTACGTGAATCA is a genomic window containing:
- a CDS encoding MmcQ/YjbR family DNA-binding protein; its protein translation is MEKEKIHAYCLQLHATTHDYKEEWQADRYHIGEKMYAMIGGDGKGRLVLTLKCEPARAEVLRESYASIIPGYYMNKTHWNSIYMDATDVPMDLVEQLIQHSYELVYSKLTKKAQKEIGLKETN